Proteins co-encoded in one Montipora capricornis isolate CH-2021 chromosome 12, ASM3666992v2, whole genome shotgun sequence genomic window:
- the LOC138025334 gene encoding beta-1 adrenergic receptor-like, giving the protein MSINANLTEAVYVCSESFTEGIYHHLIFISTFSVFLCIITFSGNALILVALRKESTLGSPSKLLLRSLATSDLFVGMFSDPLGAIYWVSALKEHWSVCFYAISTGFFLNNALCTVSLLTTCAISVDRLLALSLGMRYRETVTLKRVYGIIITFWVLAAVHSAVSAKIFEFSNIFSYTVICVCLAVSMSSHTMIFFNLRKYRTRVHTGRSSEDPPIAKSSQQIEVGVAKHKKAVSSVLWIQLALLICYLPYSVIVALLNIRGHSELSQTLVLIRQYGVVFVLVNSALNPLLYCWKIPDVRRAVVSTLEKWRCS; this is encoded by the coding sequence ATGTCAATAAATGCGAACCTTACAGAGGCAGTGTACGTCTGTTCAGAAAGCTTCACCGAAGGAATCTACCATCACCTGATATTTATCTCAACTTTTAGTGTTTTTCTGTGCATTATCACATTCTCGGGTAACGCTTTAATATTAGTTGCCCTCCGTAAAGAGTCTACCCTTGGTTCACCGTCCAAACTGTTGCTTCGTAGCTTGGCTACAAGTGATCTCTTTGTTGGTATGTTCTCCGATCCTTTGGGTGCTATCTATTGGGTATCTGCCCTAAAAGAGCACTGGAGCGTTTGCTTCTATGCAATATCCACTGGTTTTTTCCTAAACAACGCTTTGTGTACAGTGTCTTTGTTGACCACTTGTGCTATAAGCGTGGACAGACTTCTTGCTTTGTCATTGGGAATGAGGTACAGGGAAACCGTAACTTTGAAACGTGTGTACGGAATAATTATAACGTTTTGGGTTTTGGCTGCAGTCCATTCAGCTGTCTCCGCAAagatttttgaattttccaaTATATTTAGTTACACAGTCATATGTGTTTGTTTGGCAGTCTCTATGTCCTCGCACACAATGATTTTCTTTAATCTTCGTAAATATCGTACCAGAGTTCATACAGGGCGCTCAAGTGAAGATCCACCAATTGCTAAAAGTAGTCAGCAAATTGAAGTCGGCGTAGCAAAGCATAAAAAGGCGGTGTCCAGTGTATTATGGATTCAGCTGGCGTTGCTGATCTGTTATCTACCATACTCTGTGATCGTAGCATTGCTTAACATCAGAGGTCACAGTGAACTGTCCCAAACTCTTGTTTTAATTAGACAATATGGAGTGGTTTTCGTGTTGGTAAACTCTGCATTGAACCCACTTCTCTACTGTTGGAAGATTCCAGATGTAAGACGAGCTGTCGTCTCAACATTGGAAAAATGGCGCTGTTCATAG